The following are encoded together in the Glycine max cultivar Williams 82 chromosome 8, Glycine_max_v4.0, whole genome shotgun sequence genome:
- the LOC100796458 gene encoding phosphoglycerate kinase, which yields MATKRSVGTLKEGDLKGKRVFVRVDLNVPLDDNLNITDDTRVRAAVPTIKYLTGHGAKVILSSHLGRPKGVTPKYSLKPLVPRLSQLLGIEVTMANDSIGEEVEKLVAQLPEGGVLLLENVRFYKEEEKNDPEFAKKLASLADLYVNDAFGTAHRAHASTEGVAKYLKPSVAGFLMQKELDYLVGAVSNPKRPFAAIVGGSKVSSKIGVIESLLEKVNVLLLGGGMIFTFYKAQGYSVGSSLVEEDKLSLATTLLEKAKAKGVSLLLPTDVVIADKFAADANSKTVPASSIPDGWMGLDIGPDSIKTFGEALDKTQTVIWNGPMGVFEFDKFATGTEAIAKKLAELSGKGVTTIIGGGDSVAAVEKVGLADKMSHISTGGGASLELLEGKQLPGVLALDDA from the exons ATGGCGACTAAGAGGAGCGTGGGAACGTTGAAGGAGGGTGATTTGAAAGGGAAGAGGGTGTTCGTGAGGGTCGATCTGAACGTGCCTTTGGATGACAACCTTAACATCACCGATGACACTAGAGTCCGTGCTGCTGTTCCCACCATCAAGTACTTAACTGGTCATGGAGCCAAAGTGATCCTTTCTAGCCACTTG GGACGTCCTAAAGGTGTAACACCTAAATACAGTTTGAAGCCTCTTGTGCCAAGGCTGTCTCAACTTCTCGGAATTGAG GTTACGATGGCAAATGACTCTATTGGGGAGGAAGTTGAGAAGTTGGTTGCACAACTTCCAGAAGGTGGTGTTTTGCTTCTAGAGAATGTGAGGTTCTATAAGGAGGAAGAGAAGAATGACCCTGAGTTTGCAAAGAAGTTGGCTTCTCTTGCTGATCTCTACGTGAATGATGCTTTCGGCACTGCCCACAGAGCTCATGCTTCTACAGAAGGAGTGGCCAAATACTTGAAGCCCTCTGTTGCAGGATTCCTTATGCAGAAG GAACTTGACTATCTAGTTGGAGCTGTGTCAAACCCCAAGAGACCATTTGCTGCTATCGTTGGTGGGTCAAAGGTGTCTTCCAAGATTGGAGTTATTGAGTCCTTGTTGGAGAAAGTTAACGTTCTCTTGCTTGGTGGAGGAATGATCTTTACCTTTTACAAGGCTCAGGGTTATTCAGTTGGTTCATCTCTTGTGGAGGAAGACAAGCTTAGCCTTGCAACTACACTTCTCGAAAAGGCCAAGGCTAAAGGGGTTTCTTTGTTGCTTCCAACTGATGTGGTCATAGCAGACAAGTTTGCTGCTGATGCTAACAGCAAG ACTGTGCCAGCATCAAGCATCCCAGACGGGTGGATGGGATTAGATATTGGTCCCGATTCCATCAAGACATTTGGTGAAGCATTGGATAAGACCCAGACCGTCATTTGGAATGGACCAATGGGTGTTTTTGAGTTTGATAAGTTTGCCACAGGAACAGAG GCCATAGCCAAGAAACTGGCAGAGCTGAGTGGGAAGGGAGTAACGACCATCATTGGAGGAGGTGACTCTGTTGCCGCTGTGGAGAAGGTTGGTCTTGCAGACAAGATGAGCCACATCTCCACTGGTGGTGGTGCCAGCTTAGAGCTTCTTGAGGGGAAGCAACTCCCTGGTGTCCTTGCCCTTGATGATGCTTGA
- the LOC100798065 gene encoding uncharacterized protein, whose product MAISFSYWDDCVDPQNFEAMWNVPEVSAEWIKAGEQRCQKVHLSRDPDGQPYLTQTEMRAVADIIITKHFHSEIDPDMICAIAELESDRQLLVMNSRHKSKEPTVGLMQLLPKTTEWLMSELGYCSYEADENREFLFKPFVNVYFGAAYIKWLSNFENKKRSEEFIVRAYKGGTKKATHKSTLRYWNCYLSVKESFRSRKSVDDNVSPPAHSHPLPSLENSKDASVDTYWDSRVAPEDMEAMWNHLEVRKEWNKSKQKQGKVRFAHDEKKRPYLSRVEMKAIADIILYKYLSTVKIKSTVICAIGEVLSKRFLHGVGEQPGIMGIDYSTAYWLYLELGYRAYRLESVDDLNNPFVSMYFGAAYVAWLSEYEGRERPPDFFVQAYFVGPKNVNPQDTSTLWLKFEETLSKYEETKRSSDSCSIM is encoded by the exons ATGGCTATCAGTTTCAGCTATTGGGATGATTGTGTTGACCCTCAGAATTTTGAGGCAATGTGGAATGTACCTGAAGTGAGTGCTGAATGGATAAAGGCTGGAGAACAAAGATGCCAAAAGGTTCACCTATCACGTGATCCCGATGGGCAGCCATATTTAACACAAACTGAAATGAGG GCTGTAGCTGACATCATTATTACCAAGCACTTTCATTCAGAGATAGATCCT GACATGATATGTGCTATTGCTGAACTTGAAAGTGATAGACAACTACTTGTTATGAATTCCAGACACAAATCTAAAGAGCCTACCGTGGGGCTTATGCAACTCCTGCCAAAAACTACAGAGTGGTTGATGAG TGAATTAGGTTATTGTTCATATGAAGCAGATGAGAATCGAGAATTCTTATTCAAACCCTTTGTAAATGTATATTTTGGTGCTGCTTATATTAAATGGCTGTCAAACTTTGAGAACAA AAAAAGAAGTGAAGAATTTATTGTAAGGGCATATAAAGGTGGTACAAAGAAGGCAACTCATAAATCCACTTTGCGCTATTGGAATTGCTATCTCTCAGTTAAAGAAAGTTTTCGATCCAG AAAATCTGTTGATGACAATGTTTCACCTCCTGCTCACTCTCATCCCTTACCTTCATTAGAAAACTCAAAAG atGCAAGTGTTGACACATATTGGGATTCCAGAGTAGCCCCAGAAGATATGGAAGCTATGTGGAATCATCTTGAGGTTCGAAAAGAGTGGAATAAATCCAAACAAAAACAAGGAAAGGTGCGGTTTGCACATGATGAAAAGAAGAGACCATATCTATCCCGAGTAGAAATGAAG gCAATTGCAGATATAATTCTATACAAATACCTCAGCACAGTGAAAATTAAATCC ACAGTAATTTGTGCCATTGGGGAGGTTCTAAGCAAGCGTTTTCTACATGGAGTTGGAGAACAACCTGGAATAATGGGGATTGACTACTCCACTGCTTACTGGCTTTACTT GGAATTGGGCTATAGGGCTTATAGACTTGAATCTGTTGATGATCTTAACAATCCATTTGTGTCCATGTACTTTGGTGCTGCTTATGTAGCATGGTTATCAGAATATGAAGGAAG GGAAAGGCCACCGGACTTTTTTGTTCAAGCATATTTTGTAGGGCCAAAAAATGTGAACCCTCAAGATACAAGCACTCTctggctaaaatttgaggaAACTCTCAGCAAATATGAAGAAACAAAGAG GAGTAGCGATAGCTGCTCTATCATGTAA